CCGCAGGCCGTTCCTGCAAAAAGGTCTTTTTCGAAGTCATGAGCGGCGCCCGGCCCGCTGCATTTGACCCGCGTGTTCTTTCACGATTCGGTTTTGATGCGATTGTGGGGCAGGGTTCACCTGTAACGCGGCGCTTTATGAAAGAGTTCAGTTGGCGCGGGCCAAGCGAGACGATCCCGGCTTTGCCAGAGCCGCTTGAGCGCCAGTTTACAATCCCTGCTCGGAAACTGAGATCCGTAAAAAAGGGAGTCCGCTTCGCCTATTTCGGCCGCTTTGGTCCTGCGAAGAATGTGCGGCTTCTGATCGAACGTTTCGAAGACTATGCCGGATCGAAGGGGACGCTCGACATTTGGGGCGGTGGGAGCGATGCCGACGAGCTCGCCAAACTGATCAAAGACAGCGGTCTGGCCGATCGGATCACAATGAAAGGCCGCTATCCCGAAGGGCAGGCCTATATCGGCTTGCTGCAGGATTACGATCTGATGCTTCTGCCGACGGTTGCAGAAGAAGGAGCGCCGCTTGTCTTGCTAGAGGCGATGGCTTGCGGTTTGCCGTTTGTTGCAAACGGCATGGGCGGCATACCGGACTATACCAATCCCGACAGTATCATCACTGAAAATGGCGATATTACGGACTTCATTCCGTCCGTTGTAAAAATGGTTGAGCGGCTGGAAAGTGCGGACGTTGATCTGGCGCGCTTGCAAAAGCACTACGCTGACCATTTCAGCTTTGTCAGGCTCGTAGATCGCTGGGAGGCTTTCTTACTCACTCTCGCGAAGCCCGAATGATGGACACAAAGTTGGAAAGTCTCGTCGCAAAGGCTACAGCTCGGGTGAGCAGAGTAAAGCGCACCTGATGGATACGTCCCTTGCAATTCTGATACTGATCGGCGTTTCGCTGGCGGTTGTAGCAATTCGAAACGGCAGAAATGCCGATATTTTTACATTCCCATTTCTGTTCCCTGCAGTGACGTTGGCCTTTGTGCTGGTCGAATTTTCCGACTTCATGCTCAATGCCGGCATTCTCTTTGAGATTTATAGAGATACGGGCACTGTAACGATTGCCCTGTTTATGATCGCCAGCTGCGCGATTTTGGGCCTTTCGGGATACGCGTTGGGCGCGCGCGGTACGGTAAAAATGCGCACGGCACCAAGCGGTCTGCAACCACCGAGCGAACGTGATATTCGGTACATGCACATCGCATCGATTGTGCTTGGTGCAATGTCATTCGCCGCATTCCTAGCTTTGGCCAGCTTGAGCGGCGGGGTCGAAGCCTATGTCTTCTATTCGGGATCTTACTCTCTCGAATGGCGAGGCCTGCCAGTCTATCTGATTTTTGTCGTACGGCTTGTCTACGCATCGATCGTGATTCAGCTGTGGCTTTGGGTCCGCACGAAGCGGCAGCGTCATCTGCGCTGGGCCGCACTTTTTGCACTGATCCCGTTGATCAATATCATCTTTATTTTCCGTCGATCGGAAGTGATCAAGCTAGGGGTGTTTTTCGGCTATTTCCTGACAAATTATCGCTACATTTCTATCGGGCGAGTTCCTGCATTTTTGGGGCTGGTCGGCATGTATGGCGTGTTCAAAATCTTCCCATTCCTGCGGAATGAGGCCGGCAAGCAGTTAGAGATGAACGAGCTTATCGACAAAGCACTGGATCGAAAGACATACGAAGACACCGAAATCGCCTCTGGCTTGTTCAGAATCTATCATTCGATGGAGACCGGGTTTTTCGAGTATGGAGCAGTCTTCTACAATGCTGTAATTGGACAGTTTGTCCCCGCTGGACTGGTCGGAACCTCGATTAAGTCGATGCTGATGCTTCCCATGATTGAGTACACCGACAGCAGTTTTTCTGCTTATCGTTTCTACCTTTCTCCGATGGGTTTTGCGCAGGCTTATCAGCAATTCTGGCTCTTTGGCGGCGTGATTTTCTTCGCTTTGGGGTTCTTTATGGCGCGGCTGGAAAGTCGCCGTTTCGACAATCGGCGCATCGAAATCTTTCTTGTTCTCATGATCCCGTCTGCAGTCTTTACGGTATCTGCCGATCTGGCCTTGTTCATGCCGCAAATGATCACTTGGCTGATCGTTACACTGATTTGCGTTCCAAAGGTTCTGGGCTCGCCCAAGGCATCTTTGGCGCAGCAACGCAGCTTGGTTCACCAAGGCCGCTGAACAATGAAAGTAACTGTCCTCCAACCCGGCGCGCGACACGGCTATCTACAATCGCGATTCTTGCACCGCGCAGATATGCTGCAGAGGATCTACACTGATTTTGCGATGGCCGATCATGCCGTATCCAAAGCGCTGGCCAAGTTCACACCTAAGCAATCGCTCCGTGCCAAACTTTCACGCCGCACCATCGCCGAAATCCCTCAATCGAAGATTTCACTGTTCACCAAGGCGGCGCGTCAGAACCGCATCGGCCGACCAGATCCGTGGCCAGTATCTGCGAAAGATCTGGCCGAGACCGATGTCTACTTCACGCAATATTACTCGGGCGGACATGGCTTGAGAGAGCGAGCCAAGAGCGGATCGAAAATCGTCTCTGATGTTTTCACCGTCCCCTCGACTCACAAGATTGTGAATGCTGAATGCGAACGCTTTCCCGAATGGGGTGAGAGGGCTTGGGATGACGCATTGAATGCTCAGTACGAACGCTTCACTCTTGATATGCTTGAGGATTGCGATGGACTTTTTTGTCCAGCGCAATCCGTGATTGATGATGTCGGCGGCTACGGAAGCCAATATCGCGAAAAGTGCATGCTTGTTCCTTACGGATCGAGCCTTTCATTTCCCTCTAAAGTCTTGCCAACGCCGCGCCGGGTCCTGTTCGCTGGTACGATTACGCTGCGCAAGGGCCCGCAATATGTGAAGCAAGCGGCGGACTTGCTGGCCAAAGCTGGCTTCACATTCGTGTTTGCTGGCGGCATCAGCGATACTGCCGCTGCGCAGCTTGAGGGGGATAATATCGAACTGCTCGGGCATGTTTCCAAAGAACAAATGGCCACGGAGTATTCGCGTGCGGATGTGTTTGTGCTTCCTTCGCTGGCAGAAGGTTCTGCTGGCGTGGTACTCGAGGCGATGAGCGCAGGGCTGCCCGTTGTGGCCACTAGAAAGGCCGGCGTCGATTTTGCAGATGGAGAAGCGGGAATCTATGTGCCGGAATGCGATGGGGGTGCCATTGCTGCTGCTCTTGAGAAGATTTGCAATGACCGTGACCGTCGCAGCATGATGTCGAATGCCGCCCTTGAGCGTGCAGGCGAGTACGACAACGCAGCGTGGGAACAATGCTTTGTCGATTCAATCAAGCGCGTTCATGCCGGATTGGTGGTGGCCTGATGAACGCGATACTCGACTGGAAAGTGATTTTGCGTGGTTGGTTTTACCGGCTCTTGTCCGGCATCTGGTTCAAAAGGCTAGGGCAACGTCCTCGAATTGCTGGCAAGCAACGCTTTTATAGGCCCTTGATGAAAATCTCGATTGGTGATGATGCAATGTTGGGCGACAATCTGTTCTGGCAGGTCGCACGCAGCAGCGAAGTAAAAATTGGTGATCGCTTTAGCCTAAACGCCAATGGCCTGGTGGTGATCAGTTCTGGTCTCACCATCGGCGATAATGTCGCGATTGGAGAAATGGTGTCGCTGCGCGATTCAGAGCATAAGTTTCATCCCGATCACGGCGTTCGCGGGCAGGGTTTCAGCACTGCACCGATCGTAATCGAGGACAATTGCTGGATTGGCAGAGGAGCCTATATCGGGCCGGGTTCGCACATTCGGCGAGGGTCTATCGTCGCAGCCCACTCAGTGGTGCGCGGCGAATTCCCTGCAGGAAGCCTGATTGCCGGGGCGCCTGCCAAGACCAAAAGGTCTCTTCTGAGCGAAAGCGGCACTCCATCATGAAGATCGCGATCCTCTTTGACCGCTTCGGCCCCTATCATATTGCCCGCATCAAAGGGGCGATGGAGCATGCAGAAATGCTGGCGGTTGAAGGCGCGCCGCACCGCGCGGTCTATGATTGGGTGCCACCTGAATTGCCTGAGGGGTTGGCCTATGCCGCGCTAACCAAGGTTTCTGGCGAGGAAACGGATGCCGCGCTGATTGAGCGGCGGCTGGATGAATTGGTTGCGCCATTCAAGCCCGATGTTCTGGCGCTGGCAGGCTGGTCAAACATGATCACGCTTACGGCTCTGCGATGGTGCGCCCGGAAAGGCATTCCAGCGGTGTGCATGACGGAAACCAACGATTGGGATTTTGAACGCAAATGGCTTGCCGAACGGGTCAAGAAGGGCATTGTCGCCCACTACAGCGCGGGCCTCGCGACGAACGATAGCCAGGTGAATTATCTCGCCGGATTGGGCGTCAGGCGCGACGCGATTTTCCGCGGCTACAATGCGATCGACAACGCGTTTTTCCGCGCTGAGGCTGAAAAATGGCGGTCGCAGCCCGGCTTGCCGCCTGAAATCGCCGGTGCTGTGCCGGATGGCGCACGGGGCCAATACTTCCTCGCATCCAACCGTTTTATTCCCAAAAAGAATTTGGCGCGTTTGCTGGATGCCTGTGCTGCGTTCCGTTCCGAAAGGAGCGATGATCCAGCCGATTGGCCGCTCGTGCTATTGGGGGACGGTGATTTACGCGGCGAGATCGAAGCCCAGATCAAAGCTTTGGACTTGTCTGCGCATGTGCATCTGCCGGGTTTCCTGCAGGTTGATGCTTTGCCGCGATATTATGCAACCGCCGGTGCATTCGTCCATGCCAGCACAACCGAGCAATGGGGGCTGGTGGTAAATGAAGCGATGGCGTCCCGTCTGCCTGTGGCCGTCTCTGATCGCTGCGGATCGACGCATTTCCTGATCGAAGACGGTGTAACCGGGTATTCGTTTGATCCGTTCAAAACAGATGAGATTACCCGTGCGCTGAATGAGCTTGCCGCACTGCCCGCTGACACCCCGCTGCTTGATGCAGCCGATGCCAAGGTCGACGAAGTCAGTCCGGCTAAATTTGGTGCAGGCCTCGCAAATGCGGCGCAGGCCGCCGTTGCATCGCCAGCAAAGCCGGGTGCAATTGATCGATTCGTGCTCGAATTGGCGATTGCCCGCGCCGCTCGCAACGAAAGAGCGTAGCTCTTGATGCGCAAAGAAGAGCCGCTTTCGCTGGGTATCGTAACAGGTTCAATGTCCCGCAATGCTGGGGGGTTGTTTAACTCGGTTCGCAAATCGGCACTGAACCTCGCGGAGATCGGTGCCGATGTCAGTGTCTACGCGCTTGAGGATGAGCATAGCGCGGCTGACTATGCTGAATGGGCGCCGCTGCAGCCAAAGGTTCTGCCTGTGCGGCTCGGCGGGCTTTTTCCCTATGCACCAGCGCTTCCGCAACGGCTCGACCACGCGAAGCACGATGTCCTGCATCTGCACGGGATTTGGCAGCTCAATTCGCGCGCGGTGAACAATTGGAAACGCCAAACTGGCCGCCCAGTTATGATCTCCCCGCGAGGCATGCTGGATCCATGGGCGCTATCCAACTCGGCTTGGAAAAAGAAGCTGGTCGGCGCATGGTTTGAGAACCGCAATCTGGGTGAAGCGGACTGCATGCATGCGCTTAACGCTTCAGAGGCAGCGTCGATGCGGGCATTTGGCCTGACCGGCCCAATTGCGACTATTCCTAACGCCACCGATCTTCCTGAAATTGGCGAACGCATGCCGCGTAGCGGCAAAAAGACATTGTTGTTCCTAGGGCGGGTCCATCCGAAGAAGGGACTTTCTGAGCTGATCGATGCTTGGGCCGCTGCCTGCAAGATGCGCCCAGAGCTTACTGATGAATGGTCGCTGGCAATCGCTGGATGGGATGATGGTGGGCATCTCGCGCCGCTCCGACAAAGCATTGCAGAGCAAGGCGTGGCGGATAGCATCTCCATTCTCGGCCCGGCCTTTGGCAATGAAAAAGACAAACTGCTTCGCGATGCGGATGCATTTGTTTTGCCGT
This region of Erythrobacter sp. F6033 genomic DNA includes:
- a CDS encoding glycosyltransferase, translated to MRKEEPLSLGIVTGSMSRNAGGLFNSVRKSALNLAEIGADVSVYALEDEHSAADYAEWAPLQPKVLPVRLGGLFPYAPALPQRLDHAKHDVLHLHGIWQLNSRAVNNWKRQTGRPVMISPRGMLDPWALSNSAWKKKLVGAWFENRNLGEADCMHALNASEAASMRAFGLTGPIATIPNATDLPEIGERMPRSGKKTLLFLGRVHPKKGLSELIDAWAAACKMRPELTDEWSLAIAGWDDGGHLAPLRQSIAEQGVADSISILGPAFGNEKDKLLRDADAFVLPSYSEGLPMSVLEAWAYRLPVLMTDACNLPEGFAENAALQITTDPEELSQSLVSGLLDRDISVLGENGRRLVQDRFSWRHVAQEHLAVYDWLLDRGPLPACVQMQGA
- a CDS encoding glycosyltransferase family 4 protein — translated: MLQRIYTDFAMADHAVSKALAKFTPKQSLRAKLSRRTIAEIPQSKISLFTKAARQNRIGRPDPWPVSAKDLAETDVYFTQYYSGGHGLRERAKSGSKIVSDVFTVPSTHKIVNAECERFPEWGERAWDDALNAQYERFTLDMLEDCDGLFCPAQSVIDDVGGYGSQYREKCMLVPYGSSLSFPSKVLPTPRRVLFAGTITLRKGPQYVKQAADLLAKAGFTFVFAGGISDTAAAQLEGDNIELLGHVSKEQMATEYSRADVFVLPSLAEGSAGVVLEAMSAGLPVVATRKAGVDFADGEAGIYVPECDGGAIAAALEKICNDRDRRSMMSNAALERAGEYDNAAWEQCFVDSIKRVHAGLVVA
- a CDS encoding acyltransferase, whose product is MNAILDWKVILRGWFYRLLSGIWFKRLGQRPRIAGKQRFYRPLMKISIGDDAMLGDNLFWQVARSSEVKIGDRFSLNANGLVVISSGLTIGDNVAIGEMVSLRDSEHKFHPDHGVRGQGFSTAPIVIEDNCWIGRGAYIGPGSHIRRGSIVAAHSVVRGEFPAGSLIAGAPAKTKRSLLSESGTPS
- a CDS encoding glycosyltransferase family 4 protein, which codes for MKIAILFDRFGPYHIARIKGAMEHAEMLAVEGAPHRAVYDWVPPELPEGLAYAALTKVSGEETDAALIERRLDELVAPFKPDVLALAGWSNMITLTALRWCARKGIPAVCMTETNDWDFERKWLAERVKKGIVAHYSAGLATNDSQVNYLAGLGVRRDAIFRGYNAIDNAFFRAEAEKWRSQPGLPPEIAGAVPDGARGQYFLASNRFIPKKNLARLLDACAAFRSERSDDPADWPLVLLGDGDLRGEIEAQIKALDLSAHVHLPGFLQVDALPRYYATAGAFVHASTTEQWGLVVNEAMASRLPVAVSDRCGSTHFLIEDGVTGYSFDPFKTDEITRALNELAALPADTPLLDAADAKVDEVSPAKFGAGLANAAQAAVASPAKPGAIDRFVLELAIARAARNERA
- a CDS encoding glycosyltransferase; protein product: MKPHNNSAMRVVLLGYMHGRGGIQTHTRFLAEGLRERGHEVTIVSPAPMRSHGHEDTTEGVHIYNGLADLVRIVRGAEPDVAVATGTGWASMLGVLAAGRSCKKVFFEVMSGARPAAFDPRVLSRFGFDAIVGQGSPVTRRFMKEFSWRGPSETIPALPEPLERQFTIPARKLRSVKKGVRFAYFGRFGPAKNVRLLIERFEDYAGSKGTLDIWGGGSDADELAKLIKDSGLADRITMKGRYPEGQAYIGLLQDYDLMLLPTVAEEGAPLVLLEAMACGLPFVANGMGGIPDYTNPDSIITENGDITDFIPSVVKMVERLESADVDLARLQKHYADHFSFVRLVDRWEAFLLTLAKPE